In the genome of Candidatus Methanoperedens sp., one region contains:
- a CDS encoding 4Fe-4S dicluster domain-containing protein yields the protein MNISIEERLGLVSFEVDKERHIKVDTSLCGECDEKTCLYFCPANRFTLEDGKIKHDYEGCIECGSCKFACPKGVVDFNYPRGGYGVFYKYG from the coding sequence ATGAATATTAGTATTGAAGAGCGGCTCGGGCTTGTTAGCTTTGAGGTTGACAAGGAACGGCATATCAAAGTAGATACCAGTTTATGTGGCGAGTGCGATGAAAAAACATGCCTTTATTTCTGTCCTGCGAACAGGTTTACCCTTGAAGACGGAAAGATAAAACATGATTATGAGGGATGTATCGAGTGCGGAAGCTGCAAGTTCGCCTGTCCAAAAGGCGTGGTAGATTTCAATTATCCAAGAGGGGGGTATGGGGTGTTTTATAAGTATGGATGA
- a CDS encoding FAD-dependent oxidoreductase: MRPLLPWIFWTGSFGSHRTASPLRAKFDQWFANKAVEAGATLVPNIRVDDLLWREKKVAGIIAGEDEIEANVVIAADGAVSLMAEKAGLKKFEVKQFALGMKEIIELPEKTIEDRFNLAHEEGAAQLFVGQCTKEIPGGGFIYTNKTSLSVGIVVYIDRLIEKKIDSHDIIREFNENPVVAKLIEGGKILEYSAHVIPETSRSGLFTDGMLVVGDAGGLVVNSGITLRGMDMAIASGAAAAEAVKNAMGKNDFSKECLSYYEDLLRKDFVLKDIATFKKVSEFLQNDRLYTLYPEMACKLFYKLWAVDGAKKRAFDELLEGTKGNRTNMILDVLKGLRAL, encoded by the coding sequence ATGAGGCCTCTGTTACCCTGGATTTTCTGGACGGGGAGTTTCGGGAGCCACCGAACAGCTTCACCACTCAGGGCGAAGTTTGATCAATGGTTCGCGAACAAGGCCGTGGAAGCAGGAGCCACGCTCGTGCCGAACATCAGAGTGGATGATCTTCTATGGAGAGAAAAAAAAGTCGCAGGCATAATTGCAGGTGAGGATGAAATTGAAGCGAATGTGGTTATCGCTGCGGACGGAGCGGTATCCCTTATGGCAGAGAAAGCGGGGTTAAAGAAATTTGAAGTAAAACAATTCGCGCTAGGTATGAAGGAGATAATAGAACTGCCAGAGAAAACCATTGAAGACAGGTTCAATCTTGCACATGAAGAAGGTGCAGCGCAGCTTTTTGTTGGTCAGTGCACAAAGGAGATACCGGGAGGAGGCTTCATTTACACCAACAAAACAAGCCTTTCTGTGGGAATAGTGGTGTATATTGACCGGCTCATTGAAAAGAAAATAGATTCACACGATATAATAAGGGAGTTCAACGAGAATCCAGTTGTCGCAAAACTGATAGAAGGTGGTAAAATACTGGAATATTCTGCACATGTTATCCCTGAGACCTCGCGAAGTGGGCTTTTCACTGATGGAATGCTTGTTGTTGGGGATGCTGGCGGCCTCGTGGTAAATAGCGGTATTACGCTGCGGGGAATGGATATGGCCATTGCTTCTGGAGCAGCTGCTGCTGAAGCAGTGAAAAATGCTATGGGAAAAAATGATTTTTCAAAGGAATGCCTTTCATATTATGAAGACCTGCTGAGAAAGGATTTCGTCCTCAAAGATATCGCTACATTTAAAAAAGTATCGGAATTTTTGCAGAATGATAGGCTGTACACATTGTATCCAGAGATGGCATGCAAGCTTTTCTATAAACTCTGGGCTGTGGACGGAGCAAAGAAACGAGCATTTGATGAACTCTTGGAAGGAACAAAAGGTAATAGAACGAATATGATACTTGATGTATTAAAAGGTTTGAGAGCGCTATGA
- a CDS encoding FAD-dependent oxidoreductase: protein MTEKFDVIIVGAGPGGSAAAYSLAKMGFNALIVERGKYPGAKNVMGGRMYAHALNRLIPGFWKEAPIERMVTREKLTFLCNEASVTLDFLDGEFREPPNSFTTQGEV from the coding sequence ATGACTGAAAAATTCGACGTTATAATCGTAGGAGCAGGCCCAGGAGGCTCTGCAGCCGCCTATTCACTTGCAAAGATGGGTTTTAACGCGCTGATAGTGGAGAGGGGCAAGTACCCTGGAGCCAAGAATGTGATGGGTGGGAGAATGTACGCGCATGCTTTAAATCGTCTCATACCTGGCTTCTGGAAAGAAGCTCCCATAGAGAGGATGGTTACTCGAGAAAAACTCACATTCCTGTGCAATGAGGCCTCTGTTACCCTGGATTTTCTGGACGGGGAGTTTCGGGAGCCACCGAACAGCTTCACCACTCAGGGCGAAGTTTGA
- a CDS encoding enoyl-CoA hydratase-related protein, whose translation MNTRNEHIYVEKKNEVGIITLKKSDGLNILDSTMLHDLEDLLNELGKDEKIRVLIITGDKNFSAGANVKKMKEFTAKEAKAFSDFGNRLFNQLENLEKPVIAAISGYAFGGGCELALACDIRIAGENAKFGQPEVNLALIPGFGGTQRLTRLVGIGKAKEMILTGKIMDATEAEAIGIVNKVVKDEELMEKALEMADIIAHRGPVAVKLAKKLINENQMIKEMLEREAVSFSECFNTQDHREGINAFLEKRKPVFKGI comes from the coding sequence ATGAATACCAGAAATGAACACATATACGTGGAAAAGAAAAATGAAGTGGGCATTATTACGCTGAAAAAATCTGATGGTCTTAACATCCTTGATTCAACAATGCTGCATGACCTTGAGGATCTTCTTAATGAACTTGGGAAGGACGAAAAGATACGGGTTTTAATTATAACCGGAGATAAAAATTTCAGCGCAGGCGCGAACGTTAAGAAGATGAAAGAGTTTACTGCAAAAGAGGCGAAGGCTTTTTCTGATTTTGGAAACAGGTTGTTCAATCAATTGGAGAATCTGGAGAAGCCGGTTATTGCAGCGATCAGCGGCTATGCTTTTGGCGGTGGATGTGAATTAGCTCTTGCCTGCGATATAAGGATAGCAGGCGAGAATGCGAAATTCGGTCAGCCCGAAGTAAATCTTGCCCTCATCCCGGGATTTGGGGGAACACAGCGACTCACCAGACTGGTGGGTATAGGAAAAGCCAAAGAAATGATCCTGACAGGGAAAATTATGGATGCAACAGAGGCAGAAGCTATCGGCATTGTGAATAAAGTAGTAAAGGATGAAGAACTGATGGAGAAGGCTCTGGAGATGGCAGATATCATTGCCCACAGAGGGCCGGTAGCTGTTAAGCTGGCAAAAAAACTGATCAATGAAAATCAGATGATTAAAGAAATGCTTGAGAGAGAAGCAGTTTCCTTTTCAGAGTGTTTTAATACCCAAGATCATCGTGAAGGCATAAACGCTTTTCTGGAGAAAAGAAAGCCCGTGTTTAAAGGTATATGA
- a CDS encoding 3-hydroxyacyl-CoA dehydrogenase family protein: MEIKKIGVIGAGTMGGGIAQAAGQSGYEVVMEDVSEEYVSAGFARIKERLEKRVVEGKLERIEKDRIISNIKTIANLEDCKDADLNRGCCRKRGCKKADFQRIGYHMRKRNYFHYKYLFHIDHTACSGYREKREVRRYAFHEPGVRDEARRSGYDSPGFVSNRVLMPMINDALYCLHEGIASRESIDSIMKLGANHPMGPLELADLVGLDICLDKLEVLHGDLGEVQAMSTASKNGRGWKAWEKNRRRIL, encoded by the coding sequence ATGGAAATTAAAAAAATAGGTGTAATAGGTGCCGGGACCATGGGAGGCGGAATAGCCCAGGCAGCTGGGCAGAGCGGCTATGAAGTCGTTATGGAAGACGTGAGCGAGGAATACGTGAGCGCGGGATTCGCCAGAATAAAAGAAAGACTGGAAAAGAGGGTTGTCGAAGGGAAGCTTGAACGCATCGAGAAGGATAGGATCATTTCGAATATTAAGACTATTGCAAACCTGGAAGATTGTAAAGATGCTGACCTTAATCGAGGCTGTTGTAGAAAAAGAGGATGTAAAAAAGCAGATTTTCAAAGAATTGGATACCATATGCGCAAAAGGAACTATTTTCACTACAAATACCTCTTCCATATCGATCACACGGCTTGCTCAGGTTACAGAGAGAAAAGAGAAGTTCGCCGGTATGCATTTCATGAACCCGGCGTACGTGATGAAGCTCGTAGAAGTGGTTATGATTCGCCGGGGTTTGTTTCAAACCGTGTACTAATGCCAATGATAAACGATGCCTTATATTGCCTTCATGAAGGGATTGCATCACGGGAGAGTATTGACAGTATCATGAAACTTGGGGCTAACCATCCGATGGGGCCTCTTGAACTTGCAGACCTGGTGGGTCTGGATATCTGTCTTGATAAACTTGAGGTTCTTCATGGCGATTTAGGTGAAGTACAGGCCATGTCCACTGCTTCGAAAAATGGTCGCGGGTGGAAAGCTTGGGAGAAAAACCGGAGAAGGATTCTATGA
- a CDS encoding acyl-CoA dehydrogenase family protein translates to MSEYQLVQEKLADMITEINAARLLTYYAAHLKDKGKNIVSEVTQAKLFSTEMALKVCDKAIHIHGGYGYTDEYDIHRHWRDARLLTIGEGTSDILRLLIAHLSLK, encoded by the coding sequence ATTTCAGAGTACCAACTCGTACAGGAGAAACTGGCTGATATGATAACCGAGATAAATGCTGCAAGGCTTCTCACCTATTATGCAGCCCACTTAAAAGATAAAGGAAAAAATATTGTTTCTGAAGTTACGCAGGCCAAGCTCTTTTCTACAGAGATGGCATTGAAAGTATGCGATAAGGCGATACATATCCATGGGGGTTATGGGTATACGGACGAATATGATATACACCGACACTGGAGAGATGCAAGATTGCTAACTATCGGTGAGGGGACTTCTGATATTTTAAGGCTTTTAATTGCCCATTTATCATTAAAATGA
- a CDS encoding acyl-CoA dehydrogenase family protein, translating to MYYIKDMKNVMEMLFADAGEYNLILGSIGDFVEREIMPSAKKIDQEEIFPRQNLEKVARQGIMAIPFPQDYNGLGLPYPVYIAALEMLAKACANTALQVSIQGMVCEGIRLFGDDKQKKKFLKENGLAEGRNLAAFALTEPCCGSDANSIQTRAQLSGNNYILNGTKTLITSPGEADFILLFARTEKGISSFLVSRKTSGFNVAKVIPKLGFRGHRLSEVHLDNCTVPKEDLLGEEGKGLEYVKHILNSGRITIAVIAIWIAQAAYEKKLFHTARTDQPLEMTFQSTNSYRRNWLI from the coding sequence ATGTATTATATAAAAGATATGAAAAACGTAATGGAGATGCTCTTTGCTGATGCCGGGGAATATAATTTGATACTTGGATCTATAGGTGATTTCGTGGAGAGGGAAATAATGCCATCTGCAAAAAAGATAGATCAGGAAGAAATATTCCCTAGACAGAATTTAGAAAAAGTAGCTAGACAGGGAATCATGGCTATTCCTTTTCCTCAGGATTACAATGGTTTAGGACTCCCATATCCTGTATACATCGCAGCGCTGGAAATGTTGGCGAAAGCCTGTGCAAATACAGCCCTGCAGGTTTCTATACAGGGAATGGTGTGTGAAGGCATAAGGCTTTTTGGGGATGATAAACAGAAAAAAAAATTCCTTAAAGAAAACGGTCTGGCTGAGGGGAGAAATCTGGCAGCTTTCGCACTCACTGAGCCCTGCTGCGGTTCGGATGCAAATTCAATCCAGACAAGAGCTCAACTTTCGGGAAATAATTATATCTTAAACGGCACTAAGACATTAATAACAAGTCCGGGAGAAGCAGATTTTATTTTACTATTTGCAAGAACTGAAAAAGGGATCTCATCGTTCCTTGTTTCGCGGAAAACCTCAGGTTTTAATGTGGCGAAAGTTATTCCGAAACTCGGGTTTCGGGGTCACAGGTTGTCCGAGGTACATCTTGACAACTGCACAGTTCCAAAAGAAGATCTTCTTGGAGAAGAGGGAAAAGGACTTGAATATGTAAAACATATCCTGAATTCAGGGAGGATTACAATCGCTGTAATCGCTATTTGGATAGCGCAGGCAGCTTATGAAAAAAAGCTCTTTCATACAGCAAGGACAGATCAGCCTTTGGAAATGACATTTCAGAGTACCAACTCGTACAGGAGAAACTGGCTGATATGA
- a CDS encoding acetyl-CoA C-acetyltransferase codes for MPEEVVLVSGVRTAVGKFGRAFKDVPAQELGAKVIKEAVNRACIQMHEVEEVIMGNVISAGLGQNPARQAAIYAGLPPEIGSLTINKVCGSGLKAIMLAAQSIRAGDANIIVAGGMENMSSAPHLIRSLRWGMKFGDASITDTMVYDGLWDVYNNYHMGITGERIAEKYGITREEADEFALGSHQKAKRAIDSGKFKEEIIPFEVQGEAIDKDEGVRDDTSLEKLTKLPPVFKKDGILTAGNSSQISDGAAALVVTSERKADEMGVKPLARIIGYATGGTKPEDVMEAPIPTVKKLLSMTGFTMDDIDLVEHNEAYASASITIMRELNITPEKFNVNGGAVALGHPIGCSGARILVTLLYAMKERGLRRGLATLCLGGGNAVAMIVER; via the coding sequence ATGCCTGAAGAAGTTGTTCTAGTAAGCGGTGTAAGAACGGCTGTAGGCAAGTTCGGCCGCGCATTTAAGGATGTACCAGCCCAAGAGCTAGGTGCCAAGGTCATAAAAGAAGCTGTAAATAGAGCATGCATTCAGATGCATGAAGTTGAGGAAGTTATCATGGGCAATGTGATTTCAGCAGGTCTGGGACAGAATCCTGCACGACAGGCTGCGATATATGCAGGACTTCCGCCTGAAATCGGTTCTTTGACTATAAACAAAGTATGCGGCTCAGGACTCAAAGCAATCATGCTCGCGGCGCAATCCATCAGAGCTGGCGATGCCAACATAATCGTCGCTGGAGGTATGGAGAATATGAGTTCAGCCCCGCATTTGATCAGAAGCCTTCGATGGGGTATGAAGTTTGGAGATGCATCAATTACAGACACGATGGTGTATGACGGCTTATGGGACGTATATAACAACTATCATATGGGGATTACCGGAGAAAGAATAGCCGAGAAATACGGCATAACGAGAGAAGAGGCGGATGAATTCGCTCTTGGAAGCCATCAAAAGGCCAAACGTGCAATCGATAGCGGAAAATTCAAAGAGGAGATAATCCCTTTTGAAGTTCAAGGCGAGGCGATTGATAAGGACGAGGGTGTGAGGGATGACACCTCTTTGGAGAAACTTACCAAACTCCCGCCTGTTTTTAAAAAAGACGGGATTCTTACTGCTGGCAACAGTTCCCAGATCAGCGATGGCGCTGCCGCTCTTGTGGTGACATCAGAGAGAAAAGCTGATGAGATGGGAGTAAAACCTCTTGCCAGAATAATAGGTTATGCAACTGGAGGAACAAAACCAGAGGATGTGATGGAAGCCCCAATACCCACGGTGAAAAAACTGCTCTCAATGACCGGCTTTACAATGGATGACATTGACCTTGTCGAGCATAACGAAGCCTATGCCTCTGCTTCTATTACGATAATGCGAGAATTGAACATTACTCCAGAAAAATTCAATGTGAATGGCGGGGCTGTTGCACTTGGGCATCCAATAGGGTGCAGCGGCGCAAGGATACTTGTAACGCTGCTATATGCTATGAAGGAAAGAGGACTTAGAAGGGGACTGGCTACCCTCTGTCTTGGTGGAGGGAATGCCGTGGCGATGATCGTGGAGAGGTGA